The following coding sequences lie in one Rutidosis leptorrhynchoides isolate AG116_Rl617_1_P2 chromosome 4, CSIRO_AGI_Rlap_v1, whole genome shotgun sequence genomic window:
- the LOC139840197 gene encoding phosphomethylpyrimidine synthase, chloroplastic-like yields the protein MNEGPGHLPMHKIPENMQKQLEWCNEAPFYTLGPLTTDIAPGYDHITSAIGAANIGALGTALLCYVTPKEHLGLPNRDDVKTGVISYKIAAHAADLAKGHPHAQEWDDALSKARFEFRWLDQFALSLDPMTATSFHDETLPSDGAKVAHFCSMCGPKFCSMKITEDVRKYAEEHGYGSAEEAVQQGMDAMSAEFQAAKKTVSGEQHGESGGEIYLPESYISAKKI from the coding sequence ATGAACGAAGGACCAGGACATCTCCCGATGCACAAAATACCCGAAAACATGCAAAAACAGCTCGAATGGTGCAACGAAGCACCATTCTACACACTCGGACCATTAACCACCGATATCGCACCAGGATACGATCACATCACTTCAGCTATCGGTGCAGCCAATATCGGTGCCCTAGGAACCGCCCTTCTCTGTTACGTAACACCAAAAGAACACCTCGGCTTACCAAACCGTGACGACGTTAAAACCGGCGTCATATCATACAAAATAGCCGCACACGCAGCCGATTTAGCAAAAGGTCATCCACATGCACAAGAATGGGATGATGCACTTAGTAAAGCGCGGTTTGAGTTTAGGTGGTTGGACCAGTTTGCTTTGTCGTTGGACCCAATGACTGCTACTTCGTTTCATGATGAGACGTTACCGTCTGATGGTGCGAAAGTGGCCCATTTTTGTTCGATGTGTGGGCCCAAGTTTTGTTCGATGAAGATAACTGAAGATGTGAGGAAGTATGCTGAGGAACATGGGTATGGTAGTGCTGAAGAGGCGGTTCAACAAGGGATGGATGCTATGAGTGCCGAGTTTCAGGCGGCTAAGAAGACGGTTAGCGGTGAACAACATGGTGAGTCCGGTGGCGAGATTTACTTGCCGGAATCTTACATCAGCGCTAAGAAGATATAA